From the genome of Culicoidibacter larvae, one region includes:
- a CDS encoding methyltransferase family protein: MQGYFAIGALVLLIGLVLFRARQLKRLDITAFQFGKLDKKDFLIPPFVLLFFYLIIANTFQLPGAGTLIIDNTIAGWVGVALCVAAPIVFFWGMISFGKSFRVGIDMDTPGQLVISGAFAFSRNPLYLAFFMILFGILIIFPLWIFLAYFVGGLWLIDRQVNLEENALRTIYGTEYDAYCRKVKRYF; the protein is encoded by the coding sequence ATGCAAGGATATTTTGCGATTGGTGCCTTAGTGCTATTAATTGGTTTGGTTTTATTTCGGGCCCGGCAATTGAAGCGCCTTGATATTACTGCTTTTCAATTTGGCAAGCTGGATAAAAAGGATTTCCTGATTCCACCATTTGTTCTGCTATTTTTCTATCTGATTATTGCTAACACTTTTCAGTTGCCGGGAGCCGGTACGCTGATTATTGATAATACAATTGCGGGCTGGGTTGGTGTCGCGCTCTGTGTGGCGGCACCGATAGTGTTTTTCTGGGGAATGATTTCCTTTGGCAAAAGTTTTCGGGTCGGTATTGATATGGATACGCCGGGACAGCTTGTTATCAGTGGCGCATTTGCTTTTAGCCGCAATCCCCTGTATCTGGCATTCTTCATGATATTGTTTGGTATCCTGATTATTTTTCCGTTGTGGATATTTCTTGCGTATTTTGTAGGTGGCTTATGGCTGATTGATCGTCAGGTTAACCTTGAGGAAAACGCGCTGCGAACAATTTATGGAACGGAATACGATGCATACTGCAGAAAAGTAAAACGTTATTTTTGA
- a CDS encoding sulfatase-like hydrolase/transferase, with product MNNNKDKHRLFLILITILTFVTIFVVGFTTWMVYNFGDVSFEQYFFSITAPTAGTPTSFYIQIAMAIGVILLVTLIVVFIYYLILKKVKLKSSVKKLSILLITGALLFSSLFYMNANLKIATYFFAETTTFFEDNYVKPSSDIITFPKQKKNLIYIYLESFEATYFSKELGGAVDINLMPNLTALINEPGAVSFSGGELMGGGIQAPETGYSIAGMFAQQSGLPFKVPVKGNDYGTKYEFATGAITLGDILKQEGYNLQFLVGADGTFAGVNNFYQTHGDFEILDVKVAKDEGKIPQEYLVWWGFEDRKLFEFSREKLEAITQQDQPFAMVIEADDSHFPDGYTDEACPKDRTEPYENSISCVDSMVGEFINYLKQQPYYEDTVIVLHGDHLSMEQEYFKTLDPNYERRTFNAYLNLDQTKVAGVKNKDRLFNSMDVFPTVLSAMNVDIKGNRLGLGTDLFSGQQTLYEKFGTDFVNAELAKKSPYFFETFLYSKTKYE from the coding sequence ATGAATAACAATAAAGACAAGCATCGTTTGTTTTTAATATTGATTACAATACTTACTTTTGTGACGATTTTCGTGGTCGGCTTTACAACATGGATGGTATATAATTTTGGTGATGTCAGTTTTGAACAATACTTTTTTAGTATTACTGCACCTACTGCAGGGACACCAACATCTTTTTATATTCAAATAGCAATGGCAATAGGAGTTATTCTTCTAGTTACATTGATAGTTGTTTTTATTTACTATTTAATTTTAAAAAAAGTAAAGTTGAAGTCGTCAGTTAAAAAACTGTCAATCTTGCTAATAACTGGCGCACTTTTATTCTCAAGTCTTTTTTATATGAATGCAAATTTAAAAATTGCTACATATTTTTTCGCTGAAACGACAACTTTTTTTGAAGATAATTATGTAAAACCAAGTTCGGATATTATCACATTTCCTAAACAAAAGAAGAATTTGATTTATATTTATCTTGAATCATTTGAGGCGACTTATTTTTCTAAAGAATTGGGCGGAGCTGTAGATATTAATTTAATGCCAAATTTAACGGCGTTAATTAATGAACCCGGTGCTGTCAGTTTTTCTGGCGGCGAGTTAATGGGCGGCGGTATCCAAGCGCCGGAAACCGGTTATTCAATTGCCGGCATGTTTGCTCAGCAATCGGGATTGCCATTTAAAGTTCCGGTTAAGGGAAATGATTATGGAACCAAGTATGAATTTGCTACCGGAGCAATTACCTTGGGAGATATTCTTAAACAAGAAGGTTACAATCTGCAGTTTCTTGTTGGCGCTGATGGCACCTTTGCCGGCGTGAACAATTTCTATCAAACCCATGGTGATTTTGAAATTTTAGATGTTAAAGTTGCCAAAGACGAAGGGAAAATTCCTCAAGAGTATCTTGTGTGGTGGGGGTTTGAAGACCGCAAACTCTTTGAATTTTCTCGTGAGAAGCTTGAAGCGATTACACAACAAGATCAACCGTTTGCTATGGTTATTGAAGCTGATGATTCGCACTTCCCCGATGGTTACACTGACGAAGCATGTCCCAAAGATCGTACTGAACCATATGAAAATTCAATCTCATGCGTTGACAGTATGGTTGGCGAGTTTATTAACTATTTGAAACAGCAACCTTACTATGAAGATACCGTTATTGTGCTTCATGGCGACCATTTGAGTATGGAACAAGAATATTTTAAAACCCTTGATCCAAATTATGAGCGCCGGACTTTTAATGCCTATCTCAATCTTGACCAAACTAAAGTTGCTGGGGTTAAAAATAAAGATAGATTGTTCAATTCAATGGATGTATTTCCAACTGTGCTTTCAGCTATGAATGTGGATATTAAAGGAAATCGTTTAGGTCTGGGGACTGATCTTTTTTCAGGGCAACAGACTTTATACGAAAAATTTGGCACAGATTTTGTAAATGCCGAGTTGGCTAAAAAATCACCATATTTCTTTGAAACATTTTTATATAGCAAAACCAAATATGAATAA